CAACGGCTATCGCAAGGACGCGTTCCCGCATCGGCGCGCGCCAGTTCTCCGTCGCCTGCATTCGATTGGATTTGGACTAGCCTAGCCCGGCTTGCTCGATTAGGGTGCGGCGCAACAAAAGCATGTCCATACGGAGGAGACATCATCATGAGAGAAGCAGTTATCGTTTCGACTGCCCGCACCGCCCTTACCAAGGCTGGCCGCGGCGCCCTCAACGACACCCACGGCATCACCATGGCTGGCCATGCCATCAAAGGCGCGATCGAACGCGCTGGCATCGATGCGGCTGAAGTGGAGGACGTTTTCCTCGGTTCCGCGCAGCCAGAAGGCGCGACGGGCCACAATGTCGCTCGTAACGCAGCCCTCTGGGCAGGTTGCCCATCCTCGACCTCTGGCGCGACCATCAACCGTTTCTGTTCGTCTGGCCTGCAGGCCATCGCCAACGCAGCGCACACCGTTGTCAGCGAAGGCGCACCTGTCGCTATCGGCGGCGGCGTGGAATCGCTTTCGCTCGTGTCCCGCTCGGGCCACATGAACACGCACCGCTATACTGAGCCTGAGCTCATGAAGAAGTGGCCAGCGATCTGGATGACCATGATCGAGACCGCCGAGATCGTTGCTGACCGCTACAATGTGAGCCGTGAAGCCCAGGATGAGTACTCCGCTGAAAGCCAGCGCCGCACCGCTATCTTTCAGGAAAAAGGCTGGATGGCTGAAGAGATCGTCCCGCTGAAAACGAAGATGAAGCTCGTCAACAAGGAAACCGGCGAAGAGACCTATCAGGATGTCGTCGCAGACCGTGACGACTGTAACCGTCCAGGCACCACGTTTGAATCGCTTCAAGGCCTGAAGCCGGTCTTCTCCGGCGGCATGGTCGTGAAGGAAGGCAAGTACGTCACCGCTGGTAACGCCTCGCAACTTTCCGATGGCGCAGCAGCTGTCGTCGTCATGGAAGCGGCTGAAGCCA
This genomic interval from Thalassovita mediterranea contains the following:
- a CDS encoding acetyl-CoA C-acyltransferase, with product MREAVIVSTARTALTKAGRGALNDTHGITMAGHAIKGAIERAGIDAAEVEDVFLGSAQPEGATGHNVARNAALWAGCPSSTSGATINRFCSSGLQAIANAAHTVVSEGAPVAIGGGVESLSLVSRSGHMNTHRYTEPELMKKWPAIWMTMIETAEIVADRYNVSREAQDEYSAESQRRTAIFQEKGWMAEEIVPLKTKMKLVNKETGEETYQDVVADRDDCNRPGTTFESLQGLKPVFSGGMVVKEGKYVTAGNASQLSDGAAAVVVMEAAEAKKRNIEPLGRFVGFNVAGCDPDEMGIGPVFAVPRLLERHGLKVDDIDLWELNEAFASQCLYSRDRLGIDPEKYNVNGGSISIGHPFGMTGARCTGSLLLEGKRRGAKWGVVTMCIGGGMGAAGLFEIYS